In Crateriforma spongiae, the following are encoded in one genomic region:
- a CDS encoding GDP-mannose 4,6-dehydratase encodes MTTSLITGITGQDGSYLTERLLSQGHTVHGIVRRSSTTARGRIDHLYHDKNIYNQRLFLHYADLNDSTTIRRILVKTQPDHMYHLAGQSHVGTSFEIPETTSQFTAMGTLKILEILRDLDKQPRFLHISSSEIFGRPDQSPQDESTAMRPVTPYGVAKTFATQMVQLYRESFGLFACNAICYNHESPRRGESFVTRKIARAVAAIHAGHSDKLRLGTIDSRRDWGYAPEYVDAMHRMLCQDQPDDFIIATGRQHSVEDFLAFAFDSVGLNWKDHVEHDAKYVRPSEVSNLVGNPAKAEKQLGWTAQTQLPELAALMVKREIERIT; translated from the coding sequence TTGACCACCTCCCTGATCACCGGCATCACCGGTCAAGACGGCTCCTACCTGACCGAACGCTTGCTTTCGCAAGGCCACACGGTCCACGGGATCGTCCGCCGCAGCAGCACAACCGCCCGAGGCCGAATCGATCACCTGTATCACGACAAGAACATCTATAACCAACGGCTGTTCCTGCACTATGCCGATCTGAACGATTCCACCACCATCCGGCGAATCCTGGTCAAGACCCAGCCGGATCACATGTACCACTTGGCCGGCCAGAGCCACGTCGGCACCAGCTTTGAAATTCCCGAAACGACATCGCAGTTCACCGCGATGGGAACACTGAAGATCCTGGAGATCCTTCGCGATCTGGACAAGCAGCCGCGGTTTCTGCACATCAGCAGCAGTGAGATCTTTGGTCGCCCCGATCAATCACCGCAAGACGAATCCACCGCGATGCGGCCGGTCACGCCCTACGGCGTCGCAAAAACGTTTGCGACCCAGATGGTGCAACTGTATCGCGAATCGTTCGGTTTATTCGCTTGCAACGCGATCTGTTACAACCACGAATCGCCGCGACGTGGTGAATCATTCGTGACACGCAAAATCGCGCGAGCCGTCGCCGCGATCCACGCCGGCCACAGCGATAAGCTTCGGCTGGGCACCATCGATTCACGCCGTGACTGGGGTTACGCACCGGAATACGTCGACGCGATGCACCGGATGTTGTGCCAAGACCAGCCCGACGACTTCATCATCGCCACCGGGCGGCAACATAGCGTCGAAGACTTTCTAGCGTTCGCATTCGACTCGGTCGGCCTGAACTGGAAAGACCATGTGGAACACGACGCCAAGTATGTGCGTCCAAGCGAAGTGTCCAATCTGGTCGGCAATCCCGCCAAAGCCGAAAAACAACTCGGCTGGACCGCCCAAACTCAACTGCCCGAACTGGCCGCACTAATGGTCAAACGCGAAATCGAAAGAATCACCTAA
- the nusG gene encoding transcription termination/antitermination protein NusG, with amino-acid sequence MPILAAEPDRLPDNLFDLDEVTEQPWWMVYTNSRQEKQLMRHLRKHDVPHYGPLIPKRYRSPAGRIRTSFLPLFTNYVFVMGDNEARYQAVCSGCVSTAAEVPDSAELVHDLRQIHDLIEMDVPLTLESKIEAGQLVRVRNGAFAGYEGTVVRREGETRLLVAVRFMEQGVSVALEDCQVEAI; translated from the coding sequence ATGCCGATTCTTGCTGCCGAGCCCGACCGACTGCCAGACAACTTGTTTGATCTGGACGAAGTCACCGAACAGCCGTGGTGGATGGTTTACACCAATTCACGGCAAGAAAAACAATTGATGCGTCACCTGCGAAAGCATGACGTACCACACTACGGACCGCTGATCCCGAAACGGTACCGGTCCCCGGCCGGACGCATCCGAACCTCGTTCTTGCCCCTGTTCACGAACTACGTGTTCGTCATGGGCGACAACGAAGCCCGATACCAAGCCGTCTGCAGCGGTTGCGTTTCGACCGCCGCAGAAGTTCCCGACTCGGCGGAATTGGTGCACGACCTGCGACAGATCCATGATCTGATCGAGATGGATGTGCCGCTGACGCTGGAAAGCAAAATTGAAGCGGGCCAACTCGTTCGTGTCCGCAACGGAGCGTTCGCCGGATACGAAGGCACGGTCGTCCGCCGCGAAGGCGAAACACGCCTACTGGTCGCCGTCCGCTTCATGGAACAAGGCGTCAGCGTCGCCCTGGAAGACTGCCAAGTCGAAGCGATTTAA